In Synechococcus sp. Nb3U1, one DNA window encodes the following:
- a CDS encoding cupin domain-containing protein: MQPLHLPAQDPVNVPDVSGSGYPEPFRSRMGDRLKKRLGEACGLTQFGVNLVTLGPGGQSALRHWHTLEDEFVYILSGEVTLISNGGPQILKAGMCAGYPAGKRDAHHFINHSDQPAQYLEIGSRIPGDTAFYPDDDLLWIETEAGTVGAHKNGEFYPDECNRIPENSHENSIHKGQILD, encoded by the coding sequence ATGCAACCTCTTCACCTTCCCGCACAAGATCCCGTCAATGTGCCAGATGTGAGCGGCTCAGGATACCCAGAACCCTTTCGCTCCCGTATGGGGGATCGCCTCAAGAAGCGGCTAGGAGAAGCCTGCGGCCTCACTCAATTTGGGGTCAACCTAGTTACCCTAGGGCCAGGCGGTCAATCGGCTTTACGCCATTGGCACACCCTTGAGGACGAGTTTGTCTATATTCTCTCTGGTGAGGTAACGCTTATTAGCAATGGGGGTCCACAAATCTTGAAAGCGGGCATGTGTGCTGGTTACCCTGCCGGGAAACGAGATGCCCATCACTTCATCAACCATTCCGATCAACCCGCTCAATATCTGGAAATAGGTAGCCGCATCCCTGGGGATACTGCTTTCTACCCCGATGACGATTTACTGTGGATAGAAACAGAAGCGGGCACAGTCGGAGCCCACAAAAATGGCGAGTTTTACCCCGATGAGTGCAATCGGATCCCTGAGAATTCACATGAGAATTCAATTCACAAAGGACAAATACTTGATTAA
- a CDS encoding ribulose bisphosphate carboxylase small subunit has protein sequence MSYYIAPAFLKTVALHLVKNHLDLRHVRVPLILGIHGRKGEGKTFQCDLIFERMKVHAIHISGGELESPDAGDPARMIRLRYREAGEHIRKFGQLATLMINDLDAGAGRLNAMTQYTVNTQLVSATLMNIADNPTNVQLPGSYDAKPLPRVPIIVTGNDFSTLYAPLIRDGRMSKFYWDPSREDRINIVQGIFQSDGLSSGQIERLVDTFPEQAIDFFGALRSQIYDEQVWHFIQQVGLEGISFRLLKSKEGAPSFPPPQFSLEQLIQFGQQLKTQQQQVENRRLSEEYLGLKRPSAQEHSLPPSSLKTQPSPFNPSSVKQNLELPPEVESQIRQILAQGYEIQVEHVDKRRYRVNSWQSCGAAHLKEWPQTREVVEQCLSHFPGEYIRLVGVDPAKKQRMVETIIQRP, from the coding sequence AGTTCCCCTCATCCTTGGAATCCATGGCCGCAAAGGGGAGGGCAAAACCTTTCAATGTGACTTGATCTTTGAGCGCATGAAGGTTCATGCCATCCATATTTCTGGCGGAGAACTGGAAAGCCCTGATGCCGGGGATCCCGCCCGTATGATCCGCTTGCGCTACCGAGAAGCAGGTGAGCATATCCGCAAATTTGGCCAATTGGCCACCCTGATGATCAACGACTTGGATGCCGGTGCAGGCCGCCTGAACGCCATGACCCAGTACACCGTCAATACGCAACTGGTCAGCGCCACCCTGATGAACATCGCCGACAACCCCACCAACGTGCAGCTCCCCGGCAGCTACGATGCCAAACCCCTCCCCAGAGTGCCGATCATCGTCACAGGCAACGACTTTTCCACCCTCTATGCCCCCCTCATCCGCGATGGTCGCATGAGCAAGTTTTATTGGGATCCCAGCCGAGAGGATCGCATCAACATCGTGCAGGGTATCTTTCAATCCGATGGGTTATCTTCCGGTCAAATTGAGCGCTTGGTGGATACCTTTCCTGAACAAGCCATCGACTTTTTCGGGGCCTTACGCTCACAAATTTATGATGAACAAGTGTGGCACTTTATCCAACAGGTGGGCCTAGAAGGAATTTCCTTCCGTCTGCTCAAAAGCAAAGAAGGAGCTCCCAGCTTCCCGCCACCCCAATTTTCCCTAGAACAGTTGATTCAATTTGGCCAACAGCTCAAAACCCAACAACAACAGGTGGAAAACCGCCGTCTCTCCGAAGAGTATCTCGGCCTCAAGCGACCCTCTGCTCAAGAGCATTCTCTACCGCCGAGTTCCCTCAAGACTCAACCCTCCCCCTTCAATCCTTCTTCTGTCAAACAGAACCTTGAATTGCCCCCAGAAGTGGAAAGCCAAATTCGACAGATATTGGCACAAGGCTACGAAATCCAGGTGGAACACGTGGACAAACGGCGCTACCGAGTCAATTCCTGGCAAAGCTGCGGAGCAGCACATCTGAAAGAATGGCCCCAAACCCGCGAAGTCGTTGAGCAGTGCCTGAGCCATTTTCCAGGAGAATATATACGGCTAGTAGGCGTGGATCCCGCCAAGAAGCAGCGCATGGTCGAAACCATCATTCAGCGTCCCTAA
- a CDS encoding ABA4-like family protein, whose protein sequence is MLEMIFNGANWFALPFWALMILLPGWKVTRKVMEPLLPIAVLAAVYLYLLVTGFDGASLEGFSDPQLSLSDLTQLFGRPQVMAAGWVHYIVMDLFVGRWIYLEGRDKQVWTSHSLLLCLFAGPVGLLSHLFTVAVMQAIRQNRFSIAKSDSSDTNVETPKESV, encoded by the coding sequence ATGCTGGAGATGATCTTTAACGGAGCCAACTGGTTTGCGTTGCCGTTTTGGGCTTTGATGATCCTGCTGCCGGGTTGGAAGGTAACCCGTAAGGTGATGGAGCCATTGTTGCCGATTGCGGTGTTGGCGGCAGTGTACTTATACCTACTGGTGACAGGGTTTGATGGGGCGAGTTTGGAGGGCTTTTCGGATCCGCAGCTTTCTCTGTCGGATTTAACTCAACTGTTCGGCCGACCGCAGGTGATGGCTGCTGGCTGGGTTCACTACATTGTGATGGATTTGTTTGTGGGTCGTTGGATCTATCTGGAAGGACGGGATAAGCAAGTTTGGACAAGTCATTCGCTCCTTTTGTGCTTGTTTGCGGGGCCGGTTGGGTTACTTTCGCATTTGTTTACAGTGGCCGTTATGCAAGCCATTCGGCAAAATCGATTCAGTATCGCTAAATCTGATTCGTCTGATACAAACGTAGAGACACCGAAGGAATCTGTTTAG
- a CDS encoding prohibitin family protein, producing MRRPSQLTLNFDTSRFLPLIGLLLVALIFLPRCLLVVQPGYEAVIFNRFTGVEMSPRREGIHLLIPVMQFPTLYDVRTQTYNMTSQSEEHSVKADDSLTALTADGQRVDLDVSVRYRLDPARVPEIHQNVGPGYLNKIIRPASQAVVRNVIARYSAIGVYSEQRAEIQEQIAAELSSLMQAEGLVLQSLLLRNVEFSKEFQSAIEAKQIAEQEKQREVFRVEQAELIKQRMIVKASGEAQAITLKGEALRNNPNVIQLEYVRNLPDDIKTIVSEQNTILNFGDFLNK from the coding sequence ATGCGACGACCCAGCCAGCTAACCCTCAACTTTGATACCTCTCGCTTCTTACCTCTGATTGGTTTGCTTTTGGTGGCACTGATCTTTCTACCCCGGTGTTTGCTAGTGGTGCAGCCCGGTTATGAAGCCGTCATATTTAACCGCTTCACAGGAGTGGAAATGTCTCCCCGCCGGGAAGGGATCCATCTGCTGATTCCAGTGATGCAGTTCCCCACCCTTTACGATGTGCGCACCCAAACCTACAACATGACCAGCCAAAGTGAAGAACATAGTGTCAAAGCGGATGATTCTTTGACAGCCCTCACTGCCGATGGTCAACGAGTCGATCTAGACGTATCTGTTCGCTATCGCCTGGATCCAGCGCGAGTTCCCGAAATTCATCAGAATGTGGGCCCCGGTTACCTGAACAAAATTATTCGCCCTGCCTCCCAAGCGGTGGTACGCAACGTCATCGCCCGTTATTCCGCCATTGGCGTTTACTCCGAACAACGGGCTGAAATCCAGGAACAAATTGCCGCCGAGCTATCCAGCTTAATGCAGGCAGAAGGATTGGTCTTGCAAAGCTTGCTCCTACGCAATGTGGAATTTTCCAAGGAATTTCAGTCTGCCATCGAAGCCAAACAAATCGCTGAACAAGAAAAACAAAGAGAAGTTTTCCGAGTAGAGCAAGCCGAGCTGATTAAACAACGGATGATCGTCAAAGCCAGCGGCGAAGCCCAAGCCATTACCCTGAAAGGCGAAGCGCTCCGCAACAATCCAAACGTCATTCAGCTAGAGTATGTCCGTAATCTGCCCGACGACATCAAAACCATCGTCAGCGAGCAAAATACTATTCTAAACTTTGGGGATTTTCTGAATAAATAG
- a CDS encoding thylakoid membrane photosystem I accumulation factor produces the protein MLLLRIFLVFLLVVGMSLSTAPANALLNDDHYDGNIFALYGSNGGMIPPRVSLKQAKEQGIPALLIYYIDDSSDCKKYAATIANLQVRYGLGVYFIPYSVDSLSPEDERGQYYTGQVPQTLLFDPEGNIAYQSVGNRPITEVENAIRALFKLDPVPPGVIKAKPFNEIQTGFAGSRSPAAPASTSTEAQP, from the coding sequence ATGCTATTGCTCCGCATTTTCCTGGTTTTTCTGCTGGTGGTCGGCATGAGTTTGTCCACAGCCCCCGCCAATGCCCTGCTCAATGATGACCATTACGACGGCAACATTTTTGCCCTCTACGGCTCCAACGGCGGCATGATCCCCCCCCGCGTCTCCCTTAAGCAAGCCAAAGAGCAAGGGATCCCAGCCCTCCTCATCTACTACATCGACGACAGCAGCGACTGCAAAAAATACGCCGCTACCATCGCCAACCTGCAAGTCCGCTATGGCTTGGGTGTCTACTTCATTCCCTACTCCGTCGATTCCCTCTCGCCAGAGGATGAGCGGGGCCAATACTACACCGGCCAAGTCCCCCAAACCCTCCTTTTCGACCCGGAAGGGAACATCGCCTATCAATCTGTCGGCAACCGCCCCATCACCGAAGTGGAAAATGCCATTCGCGCCCTCTTTAAGTTGGATCCCGTCCCCCCAGGGGTGATCAAAGCCAAACCCTTTAACGAAATCCAAACCGGATTTGCCGGCTCCCGTTCTCCTGCAGCCCCAGCGTCCACCTCCACAGAGGCCCAACCGTGA